The following proteins come from a genomic window of Trifolium pratense cultivar HEN17-A07 linkage group LG4, ARS_RC_1.1, whole genome shotgun sequence:
- the LOC123924671 gene encoding expansin-B3 — protein MQLQFSNLFFFALSLKLVLLQTTVGQLQHHTLDQHWYPGTATWYGDPEGDGSTGGACGYGTLVDVKPLRARVGAVGSVLFMKGEGCGACYKVKCLDNSICSRRAVTVIITDECPGCPTDQTHFDLSGAAFGHMAISGENGQLRNRGQIPVIYRRTPCKYPGKKIAFHVNEGSTPFWLSLLVEFEDAEGDIGTMHIREHGSSEWLQMNHLWGANWCIIGGPLRGPFSVKLSSSTGRTLSARDVVPTNWVPKATYTSRLNFYP, from the exons ATGCAGCTCCAATTTAGCAACCTCTTCTTCTTCGCCTTGTCTTTGAAACTGGTGTTGCTTCAGACGACGGTTGGACAACTTCAGCACCATACTCTCGACCAACATTGGTACCCCGGAACCGCCACCTGGTATGGCGACCCCGAAGGAGACGGCAGTACCG GTGGAGCATGTGGATATGGAACGTTGGTGGATGTAAAGCCGTTACGAGCGAGGGTAGGGGCGGTGGGTTCAGTTCTGTTTATGAAAGGGGAAGGATGTGGAGCCTGTTACAAAGTGAAGTGCTTAGACAACAGCATATGTTCAAGGAGAGCAGTTACGGTCATAATCACCGACGAGTGTCCCGGCTGCCCTACTGACCAGACTCACTTTGACCTCAGTGGTGCTGCTTTTGGACATATGGCTATCTCCGGCGAGAACGGTCAACTCAGAAACCGCGGTCAAATCCCTGTCATTTACCGAAG AACACCTTGTAAATATCCAGGGAAAAAAATTGCCTTCCATGTTAACGAAGGTTCCACGCCATTTTGGTTATCACTTCTTGTTGAATTCGAAGATGCAGAGGGAGATATTGGCACTATGCATATACGAGAA CATGGTTCTAGTGAGTGGCTGCAGATGAATCATCTATGGGGTGCAAATTGGTGCATTATTGGGGGACCTTTAAGGGGACCATTCTCAGTTAAACTCAGCTCTTCCACGGGTAGAACCCTATCAGCTAGAGATGTTGTTCCTACCAATTGGGTTCCAAAGGCCACTTACACTTCTCGACTTAATTTCTACCCCTAA